In Neoarius graeffei isolate fNeoGra1 chromosome 15, fNeoGra1.pri, whole genome shotgun sequence, a single genomic region encodes these proteins:
- the slc1a8a gene encoding zinc transporter ZIP3 isoform X2 → MEMVVAKILCLFGMFGLMLAAILIPVRMMQSDLDKAVRYRRAVAFSNSFGGGVFLATCFNALLPAVRDKVEQILKLLKITTDYPLAETMMMLGFFLTVFVEQAVLTFRKEKPSFIDLETFNTGGSEAGSDSEYDTPFIAPARSSHHHSHHHSHHHSHFNPAELTRAGPLRLASLVLALSAHSVFEGLALGLQEDGAKLGSLFLGVAIHETLAAMALGVSVAKAGLQLRDASKLGITVSLMIPIGIGLGMGIESAQNLAGSIISVVLQGLAAGTFLFITFFEILSRELEDKHDRLLKVLFLVLGYSLLAGLVFIKW, encoded by the exons ATGGAGATGGTTGTAGCTAAGATCCTGTGCCTCTTTGGCATGTTTGGCCTCATGCTGGCTGCCATCCTCATCCCTGTTCGAATGATGCAGTCGGACCTGGACAAAGCTGTGAGGTACAGAAGAGCAGTGGCCTTCAGTAACTCGTTTGGAGGTGGTGTGTTCCTGGCCACCTGCTTCAATGCACTTCTGCCTGCTGTTAGAGATAAG GTGGAGCAGATCTTAAAACTGCTGAAGATCACCACCGACTACCCATTGGCTGAGACCATGATGATGCTTGGCTTTTTCCTCACCGTATTTGTCGAGCAGGCTGTGCTGACCTTCAGGAAGGAGAAACCATCATTCATCGATCTTGAGACATTTAATACCGGCGGCTCGGAAGCAGGCAGCGACTCGGAGTATGACACACCATTCATCGCTCCAGCGCGGAGCTCGCATCATCACTCACATCACCACTCTCATCACCACAGCCATTTCAACCCAGCAGAACTAACCAGAGCGGGACCACTGCGGCTTGCAAGCCTCGTCCTGGCTCTGTCCGCTCACTCAGTCTTCGAAGGCCTTGCCCTTGGGCTTCAGGAAGATGGTGCTAAATTAGGAAGCCTTTTCCTTGGAGTGGCGATCCACGAGACCCTCGCCGCCATGGCTTTAGGGGTCAGTGTGGCTAAAGCAGGACTGCAGCTTCGGGATGCCAGTAAGCTGGGCATCACAGTCAGCCTTATGATCCCCATCGGCATTGGCCTCGGAATGGGGATCGAGAGCGCCCAGAACCTGGCAGGAAGTATTATTTCTGTAGTGCTCCAAGGTCTGGCAGCAGGCACGTTTCTTTTTATTACTTTCTTTGAAATTCTCTCCCGAGAGCTGGAGGACAAACACGATCGGCTCCTGAAGGTGCTTTTCCTCGTCTTAGGGTATAGTCTACTGGCAGGTCTAGTTTTCATCAAGTGGTGA